From the genome of Geobacter sp. SVR, one region includes:
- a CDS encoding chemotaxis protein CheW, whose translation MSTNALVTRDDAAGENELIQLVSFMLANEEYGVEVLKVREIIRLPTITKMPNMPPHMEGIINLRGKVIPIISMRKRFGLYDSDSSDRNRIIIMDVAGGLTGFIVDAVSEVIRIQGSDINQPPPAVISGGVGQEFITGVLNHGERLLIIMDVNRMFSEEEREDFARMA comes from the coding sequence ATGTCTACAAACGCGCTGGTAACACGTGACGATGCCGCCGGGGAAAATGAACTGATCCAACTGGTCAGCTTCATGCTGGCGAACGAAGAATACGGCGTCGAGGTGCTCAAGGTACGCGAGATCATCCGCCTGCCGACCATCACCAAGATGCCTAACATGCCGCCGCACATGGAGGGGATCATAAACTTGCGCGGCAAGGTGATTCCGATCATCTCCATGCGCAAACGCTTCGGCCTGTACGACTCGGACAGCAGCGACCGGAACCGGATCATCATCATGGATGTGGCTGGAGGCTTGACCGGATTCATCGTCGATGCCGTCTCCGAAGTGATCCGCATCCAGGGTAGTGACATCAATCAACCGCCGCCGGCCGTGATTTCGGGAGGGGTGGGACAGGAATTCATCACCGGTGTCCTGAACCACGGCGAGCGCCTGTTGATCATCATGGATGTCAATCGCATGTTCTCCGAGGAGGAACGTGAGGACTTCGCCAGAATGGCGTAA
- a CDS encoding response regulator, whose product MTLNRKKVIIATACLSVLIGLWSYLSLEFTRHRQLAATNAETNASNLARAFEEHVLGTVRHIDSLMLQLRDEYLQDPGHFPERLQHYRRHGLPEPVTHVSIIDRRGRLAFSDKGAPPAPIDLSDREHFLVHRNSDNDRLFISKPVIGRLYRQWSIQFTRPILARDGSFDGVIVISLDPEYFSNFFRSVNIGEQGVISLIGMDGVIRARASGTQSKVEPKGFTLPAHRPFLDPRNPDTGLFRATSAIDGTPRTWAYRRLKFYPLVVHVALADEEVYAACRTRERNLTIAGLLVSAALLGCTWLLICSENRHEITISRLSEELRKRKKAKATIRDGRRQLATLIEALPDVVFFKDSESCWQVANSVALRLFRLQGLPWQEKNERELMQIQPAMPTGFQGSIESDSLVWRAGGPVRFEVHVPDENGIERCFDVIKVPLFEADGQRKGLLVVGRDVSDWKEAEERLLNYARELRAKNAALDVALIRAEDATRAKGEFLATVSHEIRTPLNGVIGMTNLLLLTELAPEQRRYVELLGLSGKNLLGLIYDILDFSKIEAGKVELEILDFDLLDSLSLAMELIRQQACEKGLELGLDIALDVPLQLRGDAGRLRQIVLNLLGNAVKFTPSGSVKLQVVRENETEREVTLRFLASDTGIGIAEDQLGLLFEPFTQVDASSTRSHGGTGLGLAICRRLVGLLGGDIGVRSTVSAGSTFHFSAIFEKQQHASAACPLPVRGSRMPENRPAQGVRILVVDDDDISRMYAVGILDRLGCRTEAVSNGREALSALESDSYDLVLMDCRMPEMDGFQATAAIRDRSSAVRDHDIPIIALTANVRSEDQVRCLEAGMNAHLAKPFDGEQLATILDEWLSGPGAASPGGQSPFAGEVRHEDSPRGLPKISAAFGGLRLSENEGPRVAIPFPAYSEEHDA is encoded by the coding sequence ATGACGCTCAACCGCAAGAAAGTCATTATTGCGACGGCATGCCTGTCCGTCCTGATCGGGCTGTGGTCCTACCTGTCTCTCGAATTCACCCGCCATCGACAGTTGGCGGCCACAAATGCCGAGACCAATGCATCAAACCTGGCCAGGGCCTTTGAGGAACATGTGCTGGGGACGGTCAGGCACATCGACAGCCTGATGCTGCAACTGCGGGATGAGTACCTGCAGGACCCGGGGCATTTCCCGGAACGACTGCAGCACTACCGCCGGCACGGGCTCCCCGAACCGGTCACCCATGTCAGCATAATCGACCGGCGAGGCAGGTTGGCGTTCAGCGACAAAGGGGCGCCCCCTGCACCGATCGACCTCAGCGACCGGGAACATTTCCTGGTGCACCGGAACAGCGACAACGATCGCCTCTTCATCAGCAAGCCGGTTATAGGCAGGTTGTACAGGCAGTGGAGCATCCAGTTTACCCGCCCCATCCTGGCCAGGGACGGATCCTTCGACGGCGTTATCGTCATATCACTTGACCCGGAGTACTTCTCGAATTTTTTCAGGTCCGTCAATATCGGCGAACAGGGTGTCATTTCGCTGATCGGCATGGACGGAGTCATACGCGCCCGGGCCTCGGGAACTCAAAGCAAGGTCGAGCCCAAGGGCTTTACGCTGCCGGCGCATCGGCCGTTCCTTGATCCCAGAAATCCCGATACCGGTCTCTTCCGGGCCACGAGCGCCATTGACGGAACGCCCCGCACCTGGGCCTACCGGCGTCTGAAATTCTATCCCCTCGTGGTGCATGTGGCCCTGGCCGATGAGGAAGTGTATGCCGCCTGCAGAACGCGCGAACGGAACCTCACCATTGCCGGCCTGCTGGTCTCCGCTGCCCTGCTGGGGTGCACCTGGCTGCTGATATGCTCGGAAAACCGCCATGAGATCACGATCAGCAGACTCTCCGAGGAACTCCGCAAGCGGAAAAAGGCCAAAGCAACCATACGGGATGGCCGCCGGCAACTGGCTACGCTGATCGAAGCGCTGCCCGACGTGGTTTTCTTCAAGGACAGTGAGAGCTGCTGGCAAGTGGCCAACAGCGTTGCCCTGCGACTGTTCCGTCTCCAGGGGCTGCCGTGGCAAGAAAAAAACGAGCGGGAGCTCATGCAGATCCAGCCCGCCATGCCCACAGGCTTTCAGGGAAGCATCGAAAGCGACTCGCTCGTGTGGCGTGCTGGCGGTCCGGTACGGTTCGAGGTGCATGTCCCGGACGAAAACGGCATCGAGCGCTGCTTCGACGTGATCAAGGTGCCCTTGTTCGAGGCGGACGGACAACGTAAGGGCTTGCTGGTGGTGGGACGCGACGTCAGCGACTGGAAGGAGGCCGAGGAACGGCTGCTGAATTACGCCCGGGAACTGAGGGCAAAAAATGCCGCCCTGGATGTGGCATTGATCCGGGCCGAGGATGCAACCCGCGCCAAGGGGGAATTTCTTGCCACCGTGAGCCATGAGATCCGCACCCCCCTGAACGGCGTGATCGGCATGACCAATCTCCTCCTGCTGACCGAGCTTGCCCCTGAACAGCGCCGCTATGTGGAACTGCTCGGCCTGAGCGGAAAAAACCTGTTGGGGCTGATTTACGACATCCTGGATTTTTCGAAGATCGAGGCCGGGAAAGTGGAGCTGGAAATACTTGATTTCGACCTGCTCGACTCCCTTTCCCTTGCCATGGAACTCATCAGGCAGCAGGCCTGCGAAAAAGGGCTGGAGCTGGGCCTGGACATAGCACTCGATGTCCCGCTGCAACTGCGCGGCGATGCCGGCCGTCTGCGGCAGATAGTCCTGAACCTGCTGGGCAATGCCGTCAAATTCACCCCTTCTGGTTCGGTGAAGCTGCAGGTTGTTCGGGAAAACGAGACGGAACGGGAGGTGACGCTGCGTTTTCTGGCCAGCGACACCGGCATCGGTATAGCGGAGGACCAGTTGGGGCTGCTTTTCGAACCATTCACCCAGGTGGATGCCTCTTCCACCCGCAGCCATGGCGGAACCGGCCTGGGGCTTGCCATCTGCCGGCGCCTGGTGGGCCTGCTGGGGGGGGACATCGGCGTGCGAAGTACCGTGAGTGCCGGATCCACCTTCCACTTCAGCGCCATCTTCGAGAAGCAGCAGCATGCTTCCGCAGCATGCCCGTTACCCGTCAGGGGGAGCAGAATGCCGGAGAACCGGCCCGCCCAGGGGGTGCGTATCCTGGTGGTCGATGACGATGACATCAGCCGCATGTATGCCGTAGGGATTCTCGACAGACTCGGCTGCCGGACCGAGGCGGTGTCCAACGGCAGAGAAGCGTTGTCTGCGCTCGAGTCGGACTCCTACGATCTCGTTCTGATGGATTGCCGGATGCCGGAGATGGACGGATTCCAGGCTACCGCAGCAATCCGGGACCGGAGTTCCGCTGTCCGCGATCATGATATCCCCATCATCGCCCTGACCGCCAATGTCAGGAGCGAGGATCAGGTGAGGTGCCTGGAAGCCGGTATGAATGCCCACCTGGCAAAGCCCTTTGACGGCGAGCAGTTGGCGACGATTCTGGACGAATGGCTCTCCGGGCCGGGCGCAGCCAGTCCCGGAGGTCAGTCCCCCTTCGCCGGTGAGGTGCGGCATGAAGATTCACCAAGGGGCTTGCCTAAGATATCGGCTGCCTTCGGCGGCCTGCGTCTGTCTGAAAACGAAGGGCCGCGGGTCGCCATCCCCTTCCCCGCTTATTCCGAGGAGCATGATGCCTGA
- a CDS encoding response regulator — protein MMPDHYKRMKSHLSILGVDDEIGILALLRQIFTDQGWTFTEAASAADALEIMKCGARFDVVISDFRMPKMDGVDFLYEARFLQPATLRILLAGQTPDRNLAEAFRSGTINFLVPKPWDNDQLLALVEAWSDLNR, from the coding sequence ATGATGCCTGATCACTACAAACGCATGAAGTCACATTTGAGCATACTGGGGGTTGACGACGAGATCGGCATCCTGGCTCTGCTGCGGCAGATATTCACCGATCAGGGCTGGACGTTCACCGAGGCCGCTTCAGCCGCCGATGCCCTTGAAATAATGAAGTGCGGCGCCCGGTTCGACGTCGTTATCTCGGACTTCCGCATGCCGAAAATGGACGGTGTCGATTTCCTTTACGAGGCACGCTTCCTTCAGCCGGCAACGCTGCGCATTCTCCTGGCCGGCCAGACGCCGGACCGCAACCTTGCCGAGGCCTTCAGGTCGGGCACCATCAACTTCCTTGTTCCGAAACCATGGGATAACGATCAGTTGCTTGCCCTGGTGGAAGCCTGGAGCGATCTCAACCGCTGA
- a CDS encoding methyl-accepting chemotaxis protein, which produces MNFSIKTKIMIILLVGSVSVTIAGVLGLVGMKGSNKEIETIYKENLTNITQISEIMGLMSDNRIQLLLALQHDPRNPQILKMHDHELTFHTDKVMKNIEQIGTIWNEYLQAPLDPDEKTQANDFAEKRGRFVKEGLLPTREALLAGNFEEAISLTLTRINPLFGPANEVVQKIYEHEKQQARKAHEDAVKHYHTTLILVIGAITASLLVSVMLGVMIVRSISGAASSLIRASNAMANGDLSQRVRLETKDELGTIGASFDAMAESFSQAIQRVAESASQVAAAATQVNTTAEQIAAGAERVASQAATVATAGEEMSATSGDIAQNCQMAAEGAQRASHSAHNGAAVVETTIAVMGQIAEKVQESARTVESLGARSDQIGAIIGTIEDIADQTNLLALNAAIEAARAGEQGRGFAVVADEVRALAERTTRATREIGEMIKAIQSETRGAVTAMEQGVRQVEAGTTEASKSGHALNDILDQISAVSMQVNQIATAAEEQTATTSEISSNMLQITHVVQETANGAHESARAASLLNGNAEELQRLVRRFKL; this is translated from the coding sequence ATGAACTTCAGCATCAAGACCAAGATCATGATCATCCTGCTGGTAGGGTCCGTTTCCGTCACAATCGCCGGTGTCCTCGGACTTGTGGGAATGAAGGGCAGCAACAAGGAGATCGAAACCATCTACAAGGAGAACCTGACCAACATCACGCAGATCAGCGAGATCATGGGATTGATGAGCGACAATCGCATCCAGCTGTTGCTGGCGCTCCAGCATGATCCCCGCAACCCGCAGATACTCAAGATGCACGATCATGAGCTGACCTTCCATACCGACAAGGTCATGAAGAACATCGAGCAGATCGGCACCATCTGGAACGAATATCTACAGGCGCCGCTGGATCCGGATGAAAAAACGCAGGCCAACGACTTTGCCGAGAAACGGGGCCGTTTCGTCAAGGAGGGGCTGCTGCCGACCCGCGAGGCGCTCCTGGCAGGAAACTTCGAAGAGGCCATCTCTCTGACCCTGACCAGGATCAACCCGCTCTTCGGCCCAGCCAACGAGGTAGTACAAAAGATTTACGAGCACGAAAAACAGCAGGCAAGAAAAGCGCATGAGGACGCGGTCAAACATTATCATACCACCCTGATCCTGGTCATCGGTGCCATTACCGCCTCGCTGTTGGTGTCGGTCATGCTGGGCGTCATGATCGTGCGTTCCATCTCCGGCGCCGCCTCTTCCCTCATCCGGGCCAGCAACGCCATGGCCAACGGAGATCTGTCACAACGCGTCAGACTCGAAACAAAGGACGAACTGGGCACCATCGGGGCATCCTTCGATGCCATGGCGGAATCGTTCTCCCAGGCCATTCAGCGGGTGGCGGAAAGCGCCTCCCAGGTGGCGGCCGCTGCCACGCAGGTGAACACGACCGCCGAACAGATCGCCGCCGGGGCCGAGCGGGTCGCCTCCCAGGCCGCCACCGTCGCCACTGCCGGAGAGGAGATGTCAGCCACCTCCGGCGATATCGCCCAGAATTGCCAAATGGCGGCCGAGGGGGCGCAGCGCGCGTCCCACTCCGCCCACAACGGCGCTGCAGTGGTCGAAACCACCATCGCCGTCATGGGACAGATTGCCGAAAAGGTACAGGAATCCGCCAGGACCGTGGAGAGCCTGGGGGCGCGCAGCGATCAGATCGGCGCCATTATCGGCACTATCGAGGACATTGCCGATCAGACCAACCTGCTGGCGCTGAACGCAGCCATCGAGGCGGCCCGGGCCGGTGAGCAGGGGCGCGGTTTCGCCGTGGTGGCCGACGAAGTGCGCGCCCTGGCGGAGCGCACCACCCGCGCCACCCGCGAGATAGGGGAGATGATCAAGGCGATCCAGTCCGAAACCAGAGGGGCGGTGACCGCCATGGAGCAGGGTGTCCGCCAGGTCGAGGCCGGCACCACGGAAGCCTCCAAGTCTGGCCACGCCCTGAACGACATCCTGGATCAGATCAGCGCCGTATCCATGCAGGTCAATCAGATCGCTACCGCTGCCGAAGAGCAGACCGCCACCACCAGCGAGATTTCCAGCAACATGCTGCAGATCACCCATGTGGTGCAGGAAACCGCCAACGGTGCACACGAGTCGGCCCGGGCGGCTTCGCTGCTGAACGGCAATGCCGAAGAGCTGCAGCGGTTGGTACGTCGGTTCAAACTGTAG
- a CDS encoding EAL domain-containing protein, translated as MKPSPTAPKTDLPGRTYIIRLAVLVLFINLFIVAISGVLLLQSRAQYCSRAEIVTQNLAQVLEQNISGIVERIDLTLLTTAHQAESLLSAKTVNQKEINSLIGREYACQPELDSLRIADDHGVIRYGIGVPPGSRISLADRDFFIHLRTHQNPGLVIAKPMLGRISGKWVITFARRLNRQDGSFAGVIYAVIPLEHFRKLFATLDLGPRGVVSMREPDLGQIIRYPEPNGLDSAIGNKIVSAEFAKMLQDRPERGTFSARTGLDSIHRTVSYRKIVKYPAYIIVGLSTGDYLTEWRNEASKAVLLILLFCLTTVIGSGLLYHAWNRRKSDLDKLRESESRYRLLFENMTTGFALHEMIYGVDGSACDYRFLELNPAFERLTGIPASDLLGRTVREVMPTVEPYWIEKYDMVASTGQAMSFQDYSGAIGKYFDVWAFSPGKGQFAVIFSDITVRRETEDKLRLMARVFEHSGEALVITGPDNKILATNGAFTTLTGYSQEEALGKDPKILKSGKETREFYVSMWETLLRDGFWQGEIWDKRKDGSLYPKWLAISVVRNEEGEITNYIAGFTDISDRKQAAQKIEHLAHHDPLTNLPNRFSLRERLAQALEQAKRSSLHLVVMFIDLDRFKNINDSLGHHVGDLLLIDVAARLSEAVRSADIVARLGGDEFVVVLPQVRSGVASAHIVSKIQQALSQPFRIDGHDLHITPSIGISVFPHDGETIEELMKNADLAMYHAKSKGRNNYQFFKQEMNSTVHERLLLENDLRAALERQEFLLHYQPQIDLATGRVIGMEALVRWQHPQRGLIAPGLFIPIAEETGLILPLGDFVLKTACRQLVAWQAQGLPPLRMAVNLSARQFKQGNFPSLVAEIIAETGIAPHHLELEITESAAMDNPEAVITHLRILREMGIELAIDDFGTGYSSLGYLKLFPVNRLKIDRSFVKDIESDSDDAAIAAATIALAHTLGKEVIAEGVESKAQLDFLKYQQCDIVQGYFFSRPMPPGEVPEFLRNRA; from the coding sequence ATGAAACCCTCGCCAACTGCACCCAAAACGGATCTGCCCGGCCGCACGTACATCATCCGGCTGGCTGTACTCGTGCTGTTCATCAACCTCTTCATCGTCGCCATCTCCGGCGTATTGCTGCTGCAGAGCCGCGCCCAATACTGCAGCCGGGCGGAGATCGTCACCCAGAACCTGGCGCAGGTCCTGGAACAGAACATCTCCGGCATCGTCGAGAGGATCGATCTCACCCTGCTCACCACTGCGCATCAGGCAGAAAGTCTTTTGTCCGCGAAAACCGTCAATCAAAAGGAGATAAATAGTCTTATTGGTCGGGAATACGCCTGCCAACCGGAACTGGACAGCCTCCGCATCGCCGACGATCACGGCGTTATCCGGTACGGGATCGGCGTACCCCCCGGTTCCCGCATCAGCCTGGCGGACCGCGACTTCTTCATTCACCTGCGCACCCATCAGAACCCCGGACTGGTGATCGCCAAGCCGATGCTGGGGCGCATCAGCGGCAAGTGGGTCATTACCTTTGCCCGACGGCTGAATCGGCAGGACGGTTCCTTTGCCGGAGTAATCTATGCCGTCATTCCTCTGGAGCATTTCAGGAAGCTGTTCGCAACGCTGGATCTGGGACCGCGCGGGGTGGTGAGCATGCGGGAGCCCGATCTTGGCCAAATCATCCGCTATCCGGAACCGAATGGGCTCGACAGCGCCATCGGCAACAAAATCGTGTCGGCCGAGTTTGCGAAGATGCTGCAGGACCGGCCCGAACGGGGAACGTTCAGCGCGAGGACGGGACTTGATTCGATCCACCGGACAGTGTCGTACCGTAAGATTGTGAAATATCCCGCCTACATAATCGTCGGCCTTTCCACCGGCGATTACCTGACCGAATGGCGCAATGAGGCATCAAAGGCGGTGTTGCTGATCCTGCTTTTCTGCCTGACCACCGTAATCGGTTCCGGTCTGCTCTACCATGCCTGGAACCGCCGGAAGTCAGATCTCGACAAACTGCGTGAGAGTGAAAGCAGGTATCGCCTGCTGTTCGAAAATATGACCACCGGTTTTGCGCTGCACGAAATGATCTATGGCGTTGACGGCTCGGCATGCGACTATCGCTTCCTGGAGCTGAACCCGGCTTTCGAAAGGCTGACCGGCATCCCGGCCTCCGACCTGCTGGGCAGAACCGTGAGGGAGGTCATGCCCACGGTGGAGCCGTATTGGATCGAGAAGTACGACATGGTGGCCTCGACCGGCCAGGCGATGTCTTTCCAGGACTATTCGGGAGCCATCGGCAAGTATTTCGATGTCTGGGCCTTCAGTCCGGGCAAAGGCCAGTTTGCGGTCATTTTCTCGGACATCACGGTCCGCCGGGAAACCGAGGACAAGCTGCGCCTGATGGCGCGGGTGTTCGAACACAGCGGCGAGGCACTCGTCATCACCGGCCCGGACAACAAGATACTTGCCACCAACGGCGCATTTACCACTCTGACCGGCTACAGCCAGGAGGAGGCGCTGGGCAAGGACCCCAAAATCCTCAAGTCGGGCAAGGAAACCAGGGAGTTCTATGTTTCGATGTGGGAAACCCTGCTGAGGGACGGTTTCTGGCAAGGGGAGATCTGGGACAAACGCAAGGACGGCAGCCTCTATCCGAAATGGCTGGCAATCTCGGTGGTGCGGAACGAAGAAGGGGAAATAACCAACTACATCGCCGGTTTTACCGACATCAGCGATCGCAAGCAGGCAGCCCAGAAGATCGAGCACCTGGCGCACCACGACCCCCTCACCAACCTGCCCAACCGTTTCAGCCTGAGGGAACGGCTCGCCCAGGCCCTGGAACAGGCCAAGCGTTCCTCCCTGCACCTGGTTGTCATGTTCATCGACCTGGACCGCTTCAAGAACATCAACGACTCGCTCGGGCATCACGTGGGGGACCTACTGCTGATTGACGTGGCTGCCCGTCTCTCGGAAGCGGTGCGCAGCGCAGATATCGTCGCCCGGCTGGGTGGCGACGAATTCGTGGTCGTACTCCCACAGGTACGGTCAGGGGTAGCATCGGCCCATATCGTGAGCAAGATCCAGCAGGCTCTGTCCCAACCCTTCCGGATCGACGGGCATGACCTGCATATCACTCCCAGTATCGGTATCAGTGTTTTTCCGCATGACGGCGAGACGATCGAGGAGCTGATGAAGAACGCCGACTTGGCCATGTACCATGCCAAGTCGAAAGGGCGCAACAACTACCAGTTTTTCAAGCAGGAAATGAACTCTACCGTGCACGAGCGGCTCCTGCTGGAGAACGATCTGAGGGCAGCCCTCGAGCGCCAGGAGTTCCTGCTGCACTACCAGCCCCAGATCGACCTGGCAACCGGAAGAGTGATCGGCATGGAGGCCCTGGTCCGCTGGCAGCATCCGCAGCGGGGGCTCATCGCCCCCGGCCTGTTCATTCCCATCGCAGAAGAGACCGGGCTGATCCTGCCGCTGGGCGACTTTGTACTCAAAACCGCCTGTCGGCAACTGGTTGCCTGGCAGGCGCAGGGGCTGCCGCCGCTCAGAATGGCGGTCAATCTGTCGGCGCGGCAGTTCAAACAGGGCAATTTCCCCAGCCTGGTGGCGGAAATCATTGCCGAGACCGGAATCGCTCCCCATCATCTGGAGCTGGAAATCACCGAAAGCGCTGCCATGGACAATCCGGAGGCGGTCATCACGCATCTGCGAATCCTGCGGGAGATGGGGATCGAGCTGGCCATCGACGATTTTGGCACCGGCTACTCCTCGCTCGGTTATCTGAAACTCTTTCCGGTCAACCGACTGAAGATCGACCGCTCGTTCGTGAAGGATATCGAAAGCGATTCCGATGATGCGGCCATTGCCGCGGCAACCATTGCCCTGGCCCATACGCTCGGCAAGGAGGTCATTGCCGAAGGGGTCGAGTCAAAGGCCCAGCTCGATTTTCTCAAATACCAGCAGTGCGACATCGTGCAGGGATATTTCTTCAGCCGTCCGATGCCCCCTGGCGAGGTGCCGGAATTTTTGCGAAACCGCGCCTGA
- a CDS encoding Hpt domain-containing protein: protein MESRDHVEVDTQSFDRTVLIRRLLGDEEFAHMIVRTFLDDMPNKIAALRVCLKTADAHAVRLQAHTIRGAAGNCAAERLRETACAMDVAAGTGDLETVLTLLPELEQRLQETSTAMKQAFPHA from the coding sequence ATGGAAAGTCGAGACCATGTTGAGGTGGATACACAATCATTCGACAGAACAGTGCTGATCAGGCGCCTGCTGGGTGATGAGGAGTTCGCACACATGATCGTCAGAACCTTTCTGGACGACATGCCGAACAAGATCGCCGCTCTGCGCGTCTGCCTGAAAACGGCCGATGCACACGCAGTGAGGCTTCAGGCACACACCATCAGGGGAGCGGCGGGCAACTGCGCCGCTGAGCGACTGCGTGAAACGGCTTGCGCCATGGATGTAGCGGCCGGCACGGGCGATCTGGAAACGGTGCTGACACTCCTGCCGGAACTGGAGCAACGGCTCCAGGAGACATCCACTGCAATGAAGCAGGCCTTTCCCCATGCCTGA